A window of Symphalangus syndactylus isolate Jambi chromosome X, NHGRI_mSymSyn1-v2.1_pri, whole genome shotgun sequence genomic DNA:
TCAAATTTGCTTGCATTTACATATTGTGATTCTTGTGCCTTCAggttcttctgttttctgtagcATATTGCAGAAATCAGTTGGGGTTTAGAAAACTGAGACCATACATTGATTTGAAAAAGGATAGAGAAATATATTTCAGTCTGGGTACATTCCcaatttcagaattttattttattattattattattttttgagacagagtctcactctgtccaccaggctggagtgcagtggtgcgatctcggctcactgcaacctccacttccgaGGCTCAAGCTattattcttgtgcctcagcctcccgagtagctgggattacagacatgcgccaccacgcctggataatttttgtatttttaatagagacagggtttcaccatgttggccaggctggtctcgaactcttggtctcatctgatcctcccaccttggcctcccaaagtgctgggattaaaagcaagagccactgcacccagcctcagaatTTTTTAGAaagtagaagttttaaaaatgaagcatcaaaaaagaaaaagtatcagAAAGCTGAAATAGCAAGGTCATGGTTAAGATCATTAGATACATATGATATGAGTTGAATTTTTCATAGCCCCTTTTATTaaaacaatcatttaaaaatgtatttttgaccCTGGTACTCTACAAAGCTTagtacattttttacttttatcaatTCCAAATAGGCTAGAAGCCTACTGACAATATTGACAGTAGCAATGATGATGTAGTTGTCACTTGGGTTAAGTTATGGGAAAACTCAAACCATAGTGTCACAGAGGCTACCCTTTAGCTTTGCATGCCTAGAACACAATTTAATAGCAAAGAGAGGGGATCTGTCTTCTGGGAGGTGTATATATTAACTAAGATCATaggttttatattattattgagAGAAACAATTtgttctgttcattttcttattgtgttTCAAAGTCATTGAGATTAAGAATTTCTATTTCAGCACTAAGAACTGTGCCTGGCAGCCAATAGGCCTTTAGTTGATATCTGTTGAATAGTGTTAATAATACTCAAGGTCTGTGTTTTGTTCCTGCAGGTTGATCCAAAAGACTACATGTTCAGTGGACTGAAGGATGAAACAGTAGGTCGCTTACCTGGGACGGTAGCAGGACAACAGTTTCTCATTCAAGACTGTGAGAACTGTAACATCTATATTTTTGATCACTCTGCTACAGTTACCATTGATGACTGTACTAACTGCATAATTTTTCTGGGACCCGTGAAAGGCAGCGTGTTTTTCCGGAACTGCAGAGATTGCAAGTGCACATTAGCCTGCCAACAATTTCGTGTGCGTGATTGTAGAAAGCTGGAAGTCTTTTTGTGTTGTGCCACTCAACCCATCATTGAGTCTTCCTCAAATATCAAATTTGGATGTTTTCAATGGTACTATCCTGAATTAGCTTTCCAGTTCAAAGATGCAGGGCTAAGTATCTTCAACAATACATGGAGTAACATTCATGACTTTACACCTGTGTCAGGAGAACTCAACTGGAGCCTTCTTCCAGAAGATGCTGTGGTTCAGGACTATGTTCCTATACCTACTACTGAAGAGCTCAAAGCTGTTCGTGTTTCCACAGAAGCCAATAGAAGCATTGTTCCAATATCCAGGGGTCAGAGACAGAAGAGCAGCGATGAATCATGCTTAGTGGTATTATTTGCTGGTGATTACAGTATTGCAAATGCCAGGAAACTAATTGATGAggtaaggagaaagagaagagaactaGTCATACACCtagatttaaaaatgtaccactctggaGTACTTCCATTCTTTTCAAATTGGCTATTGGAAATACAGGCAACCCTCAAGTTATAGTCCTTTGCCACCACCCCCTCTCCCAAAAGATTCATCTGTAAGTAGATTGCTTGGGCCTCAAAATACTTTctcaaagaaactttaaaaaaaatataattcaattcAGTAAGCATTAAGCATTTGTTTGTAAGTAGATTGCTTGGGCCTCAAAATACTTTcccaaagaaactttaaaaaaatataattcaattcAGTAAGCattaagcacctattatgtgctagtTACTGTTATCATATTTCACTGATGATAGGATGCCTATTTGTTTTCCATGATTTTGCTTATCTGGAATGCATCTTATAATTGATAGCAACTCAGAAATGATGAACTACAGTATATGCTGGAGATGAAGATACATAGACAAAATTCTCTGCCCTTAAAGAGTTTCCATTATACTAGATGATTTCCAGAGAAGCTCACAAAAGTAGTACTGCTTAGTAAATCatgacattttataattatttagtgGGGAAATTTCTTTGGAGTTCTAATTGGTTGGGGGTAAgaagatgcaatttttttttttttttttgtgacagggtctgtctctgtcgccaggctggagtgcagtggtgcgatctcggctcactgcaacctctgcctcctgggttcaagcaattctcctgcctcagcctcccgagtagctgggactacaggtgggcgccaccacgcccagctgattttttttgtattgttagtagagacagggtttcaccatgttggccaggatggtctcgatcttttgacctcgtgatccgcctgcctcagcctcccaaagtgctgggattacaggcatgagccaccgtgcccagccaaaagtacATTTAGGAACATAACTTTTGGACCCCATTGTGACTGTGAGAGCAACCTCCACATTATGttccttattttcctttattgCCATAGAAGGGAGCTTGATGCAGAAGAGTGAGATGGAAGCTAGGTTGGCAAAGCTCATAGGCTCATGAACAGTGGGTCTTGGTGAGCTCATGAATAGAGAAGGGTTTTTGGGGTAGCAGCTTCTGCTTGAAAAATAATTGGAGATACAGAGGTTAGGGGCTCCAGAAGCAGCAGTTCCTTAGTTGGTAGGTGCTCCAGTGGGAAGGCAGCAGTAGGATGTATTGATTATCCGTTAATCAGGTTCCTTCAGGAGGAATCTGTTtgaatttaaaaaccaaacttaaagaaatggagaagTGAATGGAAAACTCATCaagtctctttttatttttttgagacagagtctcactttgtctcccaggctggagtgcagtggcaccatctcagctcactgcaacctctgcctcccaggtttaagcgattctcctgcctcagcctcccgagtagctgggattacagatgcctgccaccatgcccgctaatttttgtatttttagtagagacagggttttgccatgttggttaggctggtctcaaactcctgacctcaagcaatccacccgcctcagcctcccaaagtgctaggattataggcaagagccaccacgctcggcggGAAAACTCATCAAGTCTCtttttgaatggattttttttttaaagttggaaCATATCAAAAGGAATGATTTtaggaaaatactaaaaatgaatACCTCTCAATAGCTATATATTCCACAATGTAGAAAACCCATGTAGAAATGTCTGAAATCTACAAAGTATATCTGAGGTATAGTTTTTAAACCAACAGAAGCCAAAGTATAATTTTAagacttttatattttcttttttgcttatgcCTATGTGATAAAAACATTCTATGAATCTGGTAAGATACAGAAAAATGTGCCTCTGGCTTTTGAGCTATCTGATCACATGTTAATCCAACATCTGAGAGGTAAATGCTTTCATTATGCAGTatggtgattttaaaaaaaactatatacaattttcaaaatatgtaattatttaggTTAAACGCCTTTTTCGTAGGTAATGAGGAGTGGACATAAAGAATATTTAGCATGTTTAAAGAAAAAGCCATCAAAACagtgtttcttcatgattcatcAAATGTTCTTAACCTTTTAACCTTTGGTATCTGGTATGTGAAATGGCAGTGTTGTGTGCCCTTGAAAAGAATATGGCCAGGAAGAATGATGTTCTTTAGATAACCTCTGGAATACAATATAAACAATAATCCCACAGCGATAATAATAACTAACACTTACATAGTGTTTACTATATGCCGGGCACTATTGTAaggaatttaaatgaattaactcAATACTCAAAACAACTCTATGAAATAGGTGCTAttattccccattttacagatatgaaaAATAGACCATAAAGAGGGTAAGTACCTTGCAAAAGGTCATTCAGCTGGTAAACAGCAGAGCCATGATTCcaatccaggcagtctggctgtGTAGGCCACACCTTAACCCTTAACATGATGCCGTTATGCTCCCTCAGTGGTATAGGAAAGTTGCTGAATGCCTGGTGGAGCAGGAATGTGACTGAAAGCATGTGGACTCTAGGGCCTTCCAGTCTAGGGACTATTTGGCTATAATTATCCTATCTTATTCTGAAAGTACAGAATTAAGGAATGaagagaacaaacaaaaataaaaaataaaataccaagtaCATGTGAAGAGGGTATCAAAACATGCTGAAAGACAAAAGACTTACATATTATATTGAgagattacattttttaaaaactgagatgaGTTCGCAGGGAAATATGTATAGAAGCTAGTGAATCttgagatgaaaaaataaaacttgagtcTTTCTCATGTCATAACGCAAATGTCTTAGGACAGCTTAGACTGAAACTATGATTGCTAACTCTATATTTGTTAAACCCCAGGAGGATTACAGAATTTTGTTTCACATTGTTTTAATGcattaaataatgatttttttttttttttttttgcaatagaaAGTACACAATTTGAGAGAGGTTAGGAAGTCCAAAAAGGCTGGGTAAAGCAGAAAGACATTCCATAGAGAGCCAAGAGAAGTTGCTAGACTTCGGTTTTCTCACCTAAAAATCAGattccagccaggcgcagtggctcacgcctgtaatcccagcactttgggaggccgaggcgggtggatcacgaggtcaagagttcaagaccagcctggccaagatggtgaaaccccgtctgtactaaaaatacaaaaattagccgggcgtggtggtgggtgcttgtaatcccagctactcggcaggctgtggcagggaattgcctgaacccacgaggcagaggttgcagtaagccgagatcccaccactgcactccagcctgggtgagagagcaagactccatctcaaaaacaaacaaacaataaaaattggctttttttcttcaacttctcTTACCTACATCACAGATATGTACAGGATAAAATAGAGTAAAATAGTTTGAATTGTTTGGGAGTATTTCATCATCTGAAATTGAAGTTGAGCAGTTACCACTATTTTCAAGTCTTTAAAAGTAGAATTTTCATGAAAAGGAGTCTCTCCAAATATCTGcggtgaaatattaaaatatagtttattatttAGGTAACATCATTTTGAAGTAATCATCATAATCTCATCAGTTTGCGTTTATAAAATGAGAGATGATAAGCACTCTAGAAAATAAGAGAGGTAGAATtgtttctgatatttttattttacagtcaTCTGGCAGTGATGTCCATGTAATTctctacaatttttaaatgtatgtttcttTTCTCGGAGGCAGCAGTGAATGAGGGTTCTGAAATAGGATTTGAGTTTGATAAAATtcgatggaatggtatggaataatGTAGCCATAGGATGAAATACTATCAGccattaaaattgattttatgtAATCAAGTAAGTGAAAATTTGTAGAATATTAGGTAagtaactgatttttttaagtagGTACGTCTGGAAAGTTATAGATACTTAAATGTTAACAGTCATGCTTATTCTTAGGCAGTTGATTAAGagcagggttttctttttttgtagttctATGGATTTAACAATGAGCATATATTATTTCCGtaatgggagaaaaagaaaactgggagGGTATACCTGTATGGCAATAGCATCTTTTAGTTGCAGCACCCTGGTTgatgtttcttcatttctattttttatttttcaaatgttctgtGTTGAGAATATATGttacttttaattattaaaaacctAACAAGCTTTGCTAAAAATTAAATGGTTGGAATGActacatattttttttgttttttgttttttgttttttttttttagagacaaggttttgctctattgtccaggctggagtgcagtggtgagatcatagctcagtgtagcctctaactcctgggcgtaagggatcctcccacctcagcctactgagtagctaggactacaggcacacactaccacacctggctaattctaaaaattttttataaagatgaggtcttgctgtgttgcccaggctggtctgaaactcctggtctcaagcaatcctcccaccttggcctctcagagtgcttgGGATGCACGTGTGAGCCATGATGCTGGGCtgactttgcatttttaaaaactactttcataattactttaaaaattaatatgccCTCATTGTGGAGAATtatagaaataagaataaaataagtttaaaatcaATACATAATTGTACCAtaccttgaataatctttttaggaatcatttttaaatttatttagtctGTAATCAGATTAACTAGATTGGAATCACAGATCTGTCACTTAATTGTTAAatgtccttgggcaagttccttaatcACTGTGTGCCTTAGTTTTCACATCTGTACAATGAGGGTAATGATACCTACTTCATGAGagggttaaatatatatatgtaaagtacaTAAAACTGCCtgccacatagtaagtgctccatAAGTGTGATCTACCATTATTGTGCTATACTATATAAATTTGTatcatgccttttaaaattaacattattggccaggtacagtggctcatgcttataattccagcatcttgggtggctgaggcaggaggatggcttgagcccaggagttcaagatcagcctggcaacatggcgagaacctgtttctacaaaaaaatttaaaaaattagccaggcatggtggcacgggcctgtagtcctagctgcttgggaggctgaggtgggagaatcgtttgaacccaggcgtttgaggctgcagtgagctatgattgcaccactaccttccagccagggcaacagagtgacaccctatctcaaaaaaaaaaaaaaaaaaaagaaaaagaaataaaagtaaaattaacatTATTACATAagcttttcctcattttattatAACATCGTTGTTGTATTTAATGAACTATGATAAATGTAATGAACTGTGGCATTTCATCATGTGACTGTaccataatttacttaaccatTCTCTTCTTATTGGACATTTGCAGTATCACCAAGCTAAAACTTCCATCTTGTCGTAGAAAAATTTTAATCATGTTTTAAACTTGAGAGATAATTCACATTTATTTGACCCTTAATCTTAACTGCAGTACTAAACCAGAACCACCTATCTGTAAGAAAGAATCTCACATAGTGAGAACTTATTATAGCAAACACCCTGAATTAGActtacaattaaaacaaaaatcagtgtGCTCTTGTTGCATTTTATGCAGAGAAATACTAGAATAGGAAATAATTGTTTTAGTCTCAgaagttcattttaaaatctcaatgaaattttattttcacagatgGTTGGTAAAGGCTTTTTCCTAGTTCAGACAAAGGAAGTGTCCATGAAAGCTGAGGATGCTCAAAGGGTTTTTCGGGAAAAAGCACCTGACTTCCTTCCTCTTCTGAACAAAGGTACCTTCCAGATGATTGGTATACTTTTGTGGATATTTTCTTTACATGCCGATTTGATTTACTTTTGCCTTTAACATTTGTTTTACATTGCCTGCTCCGTctcatttgttctttgtttttttctattattgttcaGAAATGTCAAAATTTCACATCACTCAAGGAGCCCTAGATAACTAACTAGAAattaggcattctttttttttcccctatcctCTGTTCTTAGTACTGAAAGTcacattttattatgtatcttattattattttaattattgtattattGTTGTACCTTTATAGTATAGTGAGTAAATATTTCATACTCCCTGCTCAGAGTTGCAGAGCACTTGATAAAGATTCTTTCTACCTTCAGCGTGCTTTAATCATactggaaaagaaataagaaatataaagtggtatactattttatgtatttaatatgaTTGATTAACTTCCCATGTATAATTAGAATTGTTTTCCCTAATGAGTAAATGCCACCAATAAATTTCAGATACTGGATATAGGTCTTCAAAGAGAGGAACTTGAGTATGTGTGCCCACTTGAAGGGTTACTGTCTGCCTACCTGTATTTGAAGGTGTATTGATTCTAGAGGACAGAGTACTCCTTATCTGTTCAGAGTGGGGACATTGTTTGCTCAAGGCTCATCAGGCTTTCCTTGACTGGCCTGAGCAAATATGTATAGTAATATGCAGTGTTGATTGGGTATACCCTAGAGAGAGGGCACATCTGCATTTTATGTGctctttatgtataaaaatattacaataaactGCAAAAATCTGTATGCAAATGTTAGAGGATTGTTAGGATAATAAGTAATGCTGGGTGTAAGCTAGTAAGTATTAATGCAGTATTTGATAATACTTTTGTGGTTACTGTAGTGGTAGCAAGGACTTGCTGTGACCCACTGCATGAATCTACCCCAGAATATATGTAGGAAATTCTGACCTGGCCCCTTTGATGCAACCATTTTGACATGGGAACATTTGGAAGCTTGAAAATGAACATTTAACCTCTTAGCAGCTTTTGGAAATTGAATCAGGTAATAAGTGTATTGGACATCCTAAAGTGTGAGAGTTAGGAATAAAGTGAGCATATCGGTAGGGCTAAATTAATGATTTATGTACTTGTGTGATGTTAGTGAAGTCATATTGTAGAATTGCTCCAACCCAAATATAATATCTGCATTTAAGTAACAGAACATTCCACATGGAAGAAGTAAAATGTTCTATTGCTGCAAAAAGTAGAACTAAAACCAATAAGCAGATGTTGCAGGAATTTCagcaaataaatattatataaacaaGTCTTAAAAACCAGAGATGCCTATAGGAAGTATTCAAAGACTGATGAGTTCATATCAAAAGATCTTAGGAGCCAGCTTGAAGGAGTTTCCATGGGCCAAATTCGGGACAatttaacaattaaaaagaatACTGGGACTAGATGTAGTGCctaacccctgtaatcccagcattttgggagggtgaggtggaaggattgcttaaggccaggagtttgaaacccacctgggcaacgtagcaagaccttgtctctacaaaaaatacaaaaattagctaggggtgatgcacacctgtagtcccagctactcaggaactgaggtgggagggtcgcttgagcccaggagcttgaggctgcagtgagttatgctcatgccactgcactgcagcctgggcaacagagcaagaccttgtctcaaaaaaagagaagaatgaaggtaattatttaacaacagaaatctatGCATCCATATTGTTAAACaaaaaggggagagaagaaaagaatgttcaTCTGCTGTTTATAGAATATTGTGAGCTAAAAAATGCAGAAGGAATGCTGGACTTTGGAAATCACCATTTCCAACCCCAATGTAATAATTATTTCAGACAAAGATTATCAGTGGGTGCTAAAACTATTGGGGTAAAAGTTGCTAAGAAGTAGGATatttggctgggcgtagtggctcatgcctgtaatcccaacattttgggaggctgaggcgagtggatcacgaggtcaggagttcgagaccagcctggccaacatgatgaaaccctgtctctactaaaaatacaaaaattagccgggtgtgatggcagatgcctgtaatcacagctcctagggaggctgaggcagataattgcttgaacctgggaggtggaggttgcagtgagctgagatcgcgccactgcactccagcctgggcgaaagagcaagactgtgtctcaaaaaaaaaaatggccaggcgtggtggctcacacctgtaatcccaacactttgggaggccgaggtgggcggatcacgaggtcgggagatcaagaccatcctggctaacacggtgaaaccccgtctctactaaaaatacaaaaaattagccgggcgtggtggcgggtgcctgtagtcccagctactcaggaggctgaggcaggagaatggcgtgaacccgggaggtggagcttgcagtgagctgagatcgtgccactgcactccagcctgggcgacagagtgagactccgtctcaaaaaaaaaaaaaaaaaaaaaacccaagaggaTATTTATACATCCTAATTCAAAGGGGAAGTGTACCTTTACAGCAGAGATTTGGTGATCACCATGTTAACCCAGTGATCAAACAGCATCATTGACGGACAGCCTAACGTGTAGAGTGTTCTTGCCAAAGTAACCTGAATCTAATTGAGCCAAGACTTAACTTCTAGtttgtaggaaaaaaagaaatatgttaaatGACACCATAAGGGAATAAGACAAATCCAAAATAGAAGACATTCTACAAGACAACTTGCTAGGTCTCTTCAGACAGtataatggaaaacaaaaaatatggggGAATTATTCTGGATTAAGAGACTAAAGAGATataacaactaaatgcaatgagTGAACCTTGAGTGGATCTTAGGTTGGGTTGGAGTGAGCTGTAAAAAGCGTTTTTGGGACAAGTGGGGAAGTTTGAAGATGAGATAGAATTATCGTCGATCCTTTGGTATAATGGTGGTATGGTTATGCAGGAGACACATGCTGAAGTGTTCTTATGTCTGCTACTTTCAAATGACTCAGCAAAACAAAGCATATATGTGCAGATAGATGgtgtttattttgtaataaagcAAATGGGGACAAATGTTAACTTTTGGTGGGTGTAGGTGAAGGGCAAATGCATATTTATGCTATTCTTTCAACTCTTCTCTAATGTatagaaattttcaaaataaaaagttggggaAAACTTTTAAGCTGCTCAGCAGTTTGTTGATTCCTGTGGAATAGTGAGTAGGCTGGCAGTGGAGATATTCTAGCAGGAGTTAGATGGACTGGACCCTTATCTAAAAGTGGCCATCAGTCATTCTAAGGCAGGGTTTCTCAACTGTGGCACTACAGACATTTTAGGCCAGGTAATTCTTTGTTATGAGAGGCTGTCCTATACCTTACAAGATGTttggcagcatctctggcctctacccattagATGCCAATAAAACACCACCCCAGTTGTGGCAACCAGAAATGTTTCCAGATGTCCCCAGGGGTGTGGGAGGGAGGCAAAATTGTTCCCAGTTGAGAATCACTGTACTGAACTAAGGgtggtcttatttatttattttgagaattcaCATGTATCTTAAATAGTTTGCAGCTCAGAGTCTCTCAATTTTCCTCTTTAGTTGCAAtagtcacatttatttttaatatttaataaagctATTTGACTGCTTAATAAGAGAATTCATTGTTTTCCATCATGAGGATCTCCAAATCTGACTAATCCTCAGAACCATCCAgggtgcttttaaaaatgtaaattttcagccaggcacggtggctcacacctataattccagcactttgggaggctgaagcaggtggatcgcttgagcctaggagttcaagaccagcctgggcaatatggcaaaaccctgtctctacaaaaattagctgggtgtgatggtgtgcacctgtagtcccagctacttggaggctgaggtgggaggatcacctgagcccagggaggttgaggctgcagtgacccatgatcgcgccactgcacttgggcttgggcagcagagcgagaccttgtctcaaatacataaatacattaacaaattttctttcttcctttcctttccctttccctttcctttcttttgttttttttttttttgagtcagggtctcactctgttgcccaggctagagtgcagtggtgcagtctcggctcactgcaacctctgtctccagggcttaagcaatcttcccacctctgactcctgggctcaagcgatccattcacctcagcctcccaggtagctgggactacaggcgtgcactaccgtacccagctaatttttgtattttttgtagagacggcattttgccatgttgcccaggctagtctcaaactcctgggctcatgtgatccgtccgcctcacctcctaaagtgctgagattacaggcataagccaccaagcccagccaataaACAAATTTTCTACTCCCACCCCAGAAAGCCTGATTCAGAAATCTTTGAGATGTACCCTTGGAATGTTCCTTTTTTGATAGTTCTCCAGATTAGTCAGacttgggttctttttttttagggagtaattcattcaattattcaACATAGTAGATGAGGTCTGAGAAGTAGAGAGAGAGTCAGATAATGAAGGGCCTTGTAGGCCACTGTAGAGACTCTGGCTTCTATAGTAGTCTGAGTGAGATGAGATGCTACCGGACATTTGTgggcttttttaaaataaactttttatattgGAAtgattttaggtttacagaaaaattgcaaagatagtacagaaagTTTCTGTATATCCCTTACCTAGCTTCCCTAAATGTTAACATAACCATAGTACATTTGTCAAAGCTAAGAAATTTACATTGGTAAAATGCTAACTtaaactacagactttattcAAATTTTACCAGTTTTTCAACTTATGTCctttttcagttccagaattcaATCCAAGATCCCACATTGCTTTTTGTTGCCATGTCTCCGTAATTTCCTGTGACAGATGTGACATTTCTTCAGTCTTCATTGTTTCTCATAATCTTGAAACTTTTGAATAGTAGTGGtcaattattttgtagaatgttcctcaatTTATGTTTATCTGACATTTTCCTCTGGTTAGACTAGGGTTATGGGTTTTTAGGAAGAGGAAGTGCCCTTCTCATCACGATATCACAGGGCACATGATGTCAATATGAGGTGGTATCTGCCAGATTTCTCTGCTGTAAAGTTTCCATGTTTCCCTTTCCATACTCCGTTCTTTGAAAATGAGTCACTAAGATCAACACACAGTCAAGGAGAGGAGAATTAAGCTCTACCATCAGGAGACAGGAATATCCACatacattatttggaattctgTAAGAAACATTtgtcctggctgggtgtggtggctcacacctataatcccagcactttgagaggctgaggcgggcggatcacgaggtcaagagatcgagaccatcctggccaacatggtgaaaccccatctctactaaaaatacataaattagctggacgtggtggcgcatgcctgtagtcccagctacttgggaggctgaggcaggagaatcacttgaacctgggaggtggagattgcagtgagccaagattgccactgcagtccagcctgggcgacagagtgagactctgtctcaaaaaaaaaaaaaaaattgtcccttCTCcctatttattcagtcatttatttctcatggat
This region includes:
- the RP2 gene encoding protein XRP2 codes for the protein MGCFFSKRRKADKESRPENEEERPKQYSWDQREKVDPKDYMFSGLKDETVGRLPGTVAGQQFLIQDCENCNIYIFDHSATVTIDDCTNCIIFLGPVKGSVFFRNCRDCKCTLACQQFRVRDCRKLEVFLCCATQPIIESSSNIKFGCFQWYYPELAFQFKDAGLSIFNNTWSNIHDFTPVSGELNWSLLPEDAVVQDYVPIPTTEELKAVRVSTEANRSIVPISRGQRQKSSDESCLVVLFAGDYSIANARKLIDEMVGKGFFLVQTKEVSMKAEDAQRVFREKAPDFLPLLNKGPVIALEFNGDGAVEGCQLIVNEIFNGTKMFVSESKETASGDVDSFYNFADIQMGI